A genomic window from Plasmodium coatneyi strain Hackeri chromosome 13, complete sequence includes:
- a CDS encoding Glutathione reductase, whose product MRQLSYFHLLLLFALLNRSIKLTRSFSFYHNLDHSSAPTYLKKKPNMVYDLIVIGGGSGGMAAARRAAKNKAKVALVEKSYLGGTCVNVGCVPKKIMFNAASIHDILDNSRHYGFDTQFTFNLPLLVERRDKYIRRLNDIYRQNLKKDNVEYFEGKASLLSENKVLIKKVRKEGHVDEEDEEEYVPDDDEEDDEVIEGKNILIAVGNKPIFPNVKGIEHTISSDDFFKIKEAKRIGIVGSGYIAVELINVVRRLGIESYIFARGNRLLRKFDETVINELENDMKKNNINIITHANVEEIEKVKEKNLTIYLADGRKYEHFDYVIYCVGRSPNTEDLNLEALNIKTEKNYILVDDNQRTNVKHIYAVGDCAMVKKQQEIEDLNLLKLYNEDAYINKKKNTSGDVYYNVQLTPVAINAGRLLADRLFLNRSRKTNYKLIPTVIFSHPPIGTIGYSEQEAIDIYGKENVKVYESRFTNLFFSVYDMDPAQKEKTYLKLVCVGKEELIKGLHIVGLNADEIVQGFAVALKMNATKKDFDETIPIHPTAAEEFVTMHPWMK is encoded by the exons ATGCGCCAACTCAGCTATTTTCAccttcttttgcttttcgCCCTCCTGAACCGGTCGATAAAATTAACAAGGAGCTTTAGCTTCTACCACAACTTGGATCACTCGAGCGCCCCCACGTACCTGAAGAAGAAGCCCAACATGGTTTACGACCTCATAGTCATTGGAGGCGGCAGTGGCGGCATGGCCGCTGCGAGGCGAGCAGCGAA GAACAAGGCGAAAGTTGCGCTTGTGGAGAAGTCCTACTTGGGAGGCACCTGCGTGAATGTCGGCTGCGTGCCAAAGAAG ATAATGTTCAACGCTGCGTCGATCCACGATATCCTGGACAATTCGAGACACTACGGATTCGACACGCAGTTCACCTTCAACCTGCCGCTACTTGTCGAAAGGAGGGATAAGTACATACGAAGACTGAACGATATTTATAGgcaaaatttgaagaaggaCAACGTGGAGTATTTTGAAGGTAAGGCTAGCCTCCTCAGCGAAAATAAagttttaataaaaaaggtaaggaaggaaggtcacgTCGAcgaggaagatgaagaggaatACGTGCCGgatgacgatgaggaggacgacgaagTGATCGAAGGAAAGAACATCCTCATTGCAGTCGGCAATAAACCAATATTCCCCAACGTGAAAGGAATAGAACATACCATTTCGAgtgatgatttttttaaaataaaggaagccAAAAGGATAGGAATTGTAGGAAGTGGCTACATAGCAGTGGAGCTCATTAACGTGGTTAGGAGGTTAGGAATCGAGTCGTACATATTTGCTAGAGGAAATAGACTCCTCCGAAAATTCGACGAAACGGTTATTAACGAATTAGAAAATGAcatgaaaaagaataacatCAATATTATTACCCATGCAAATGTAGAAGAAAtcgaaaaagtgaaagaaaaaaatttaactaTTTATTTGGCAGACGGTAGGAAGTATGAGCACTTCGATTATGTCATTTACTGTGTTGGTCGATCGCCAAATACAGAGGACCTAAATTTGGAGGCACTCAACATAAAGACAGAGAAGAACTACATTCTCGTGGATGATAACCAGAGGACAAATGTTAAACACATTTATGCCGTAGGTGATTGTGCTATGGTGAAAAAACAACAAGAAATTGAAGATCTGAATTTACTCAAACTTTACAATGAAGACGCCTAcataaacaaaaagaaaaacacctCTGGAGATGTATACTATAATGTGCAACTAACCCCAGTTGCAATCAACGCTGGAAGGTTACTAGCCGATAGACTCTTCCTTAACAGGTCCAGAAAAACCAACTATAAGTTAATACCTACTGTTATCTTTTCTCATCCCCCAATTGGAACTATAGGATATTCAGAACAGGAAGCTATTGATATATATGGAAAGGAGAATGTGAAAGTTTACGAGTCCAGATTTACAAACTTATTCTTCTCAGTATACGATATGGACCCTGCACAGAAGGAGAAGACTTACCTCAAGTTGGTTTGCGTTGGCAAGGAAGAATTAATTAAGGGCCTTCATATTGTCGGACTCAATGCCGATGAAATTGTACAAGGCTTTGCCGTTGCCTTGAAGATGAATGCCACGAAGAAGGACTTCGATGAGACCATACCTATACACCCCACGGCTGCGGAAGAGTTCGTCACCATGCATCCCTGGATGAAGTGA